TTAAACCTTTTCATTTTTTGGATTTAAAGTATGACTACGAAGACTTGACATTTTCATTTTCTAAAAACGATTTAAAAAATGTTTCTAAATACAGTTCTTGTTTTGTTATGGCTCCAGGAGCTTCTAAGGAAACTAAAAAATGGACTATTGAAGGTTTTGGGATGTTAGCTAAAATGCTTTATGAAAAATATCAAATTAAAACTATTCTGATTGGTGGAAACGTTGATTCTTCTCGTTGCAAAAAAATTAATGAAATAAGTGAAAATAATTGTATTAATCTTGCTGGAAAACTTTCTTTAAAAGAAAGTGGTGCTTTACTTTCTGTTTCTAAATTACTTATAACAAACGATTCTGGTCCTTTTCATATTTCTAGAGGAGTTAAGTGTCCAACTTATGCTATTTTTGGACCTACTGATCCTGGTATGTTTGAATTTGATAAACAAAATAGATTAATCTATAGTAATATTGAGTGCTCTCCTTGTAGTTTACATGGAGATGCCAAATGTCCAAAAAAACATTTTA
This genomic stretch from Fusobacterium sp. JB019 harbors:
- a CDS encoding glycosyltransferase family 9 protein, which produces MKILIIRLSSIGDIILTTPILKQLKIKYPNITIDFLVMKNFKESISELPYIDNLIVFDKNKHDSLKNLIHFGKELSKNNYDYVFDLHNKLRSFIISKNINSKVLIYPKRKLWKSILVKLRIIKYHADDTIIKNYFKPFHFLDLKYDYEDLTFSFSKNDLKNVSKYSSCFVMAPGASKETKKWTIEGFGMLAKMLYEKYQIKTILIGGNVDSSRCKKINEISENNCINLAGKLSLKESGALLSVSKLLITNDSGPFHISRGVKCPTYAIFGPTDPGMFEFDKQNRLIYSNIECSPCSLHGDAKCPKKHFKCMKNITANLIFKKIEKDFI